From Candidatus Methylomirabilota bacterium, a single genomic window includes:
- a CDS encoding response regulator, whose amino-acid sequence MPVKLRRPESRQRPRTKVNWPVVVELDDRVLHGEAIDVSQLAVKVRLGERLEDASLVTLHLNPPQGCPVDARAIVWRTDDDGPVFLFLKKTPAVLLAGNDKHSPAPRVLTILVVDDDPSVGTLARDILGSAEYLVLFTQDPVEAIQLAKQRPGDIDLLLVDEVMPLMDGRELARRVLDLRPKVKVLLMSGFEMSSLRDTGWPVIAKPFGITELIEKIEECTTAKRRSSVFAAPTRSARRPTDRTTRSDTP is encoded by the coding sequence GGACCAAGGTCAACTGGCCGGTGGTCGTGGAGCTGGACGATCGGGTGCTTCACGGCGAGGCGATTGACGTGAGTCAACTCGCCGTCAAGGTGCGCCTCGGGGAGCGGCTGGAAGACGCTTCGCTTGTGACGCTGCATCTCAACCCGCCCCAGGGATGCCCCGTCGACGCCCGAGCGATCGTATGGCGAACGGATGACGACGGTCCAGTCTTCCTCTTCCTCAAGAAGACGCCCGCCGTCCTTCTCGCAGGCAATGACAAGCACTCGCCGGCGCCGCGTGTTCTCACGATCCTGGTTGTCGACGATGATCCCAGCGTAGGCACTTTGGCGCGGGACATTCTCGGGTCCGCGGAATATCTCGTCCTCTTCACTCAGGATCCGGTCGAAGCGATCCAGCTGGCCAAGCAACGGCCAGGTGACATTGATCTCCTGCTCGTGGACGAGGTCATGCCATTGATGGACGGTCGAGAGCTCGCTCGACGTGTGCTCGACCTTCGCCCCAAGGTGAAGGTCTTGCTCATGTCGGGATTCGAGATGTCCAGTCTCCGGGACACGGGATGGCCGGTCATCGCGAAGCCCTTCGGCATCACGGAGCTCATCGAGAAGATCGAGGAATGCACCACCGCAAAGAGACGATCATCGGTATTCGCGGCTCCGACGCGATCCGCTCGACGGCCGACGGACCGGACAACCCGCTCGGACACCCCTTGA
- a CDS encoding GspE/PulE family protein: protein MGEILLANQAINEQQLEDALAQQGSLNLPLGAVLVKLNYVTDDTMRQALSKQLNVPFIDLENVTIDRRLARVINRSYARRHSVLPIAQVGRTLTVAMDDPTDGAVIDELMRLTSFGITVVTSSSRAIQRAFRRLYEEAPEAPGTLDAQLITPMDPPSDVGQGSSAIGDEQAARRADELFRQILFRALESRCSDIHLETLPLGLHVRYRVDGVLRKAHFGTLQDNLDQNMREITSRIRILSKLDITERRRPQDGSFRVSVIRGASKVTIDLRVSVIPSYSGESVVIRILDRAQAPRSIAALDLSPVVLSRLEGLLQRTTGIFLVTGPTGSGKSTTLYACLMTLHRPEIRILTAEDPVEYVYDELSQSQVNDEIGNTFAGYLRAFLRHDPEIIMVGEIRDQETAEMAFRAAQTGHLLLSTLHTNSAIAALPRLLDLKIESSLIGSSLIGVMSQRLVRRICPSCRQEYVPSPEVLNVFFETVSAHVKLFRGVGCADCGFSGYKGRMMVADLWMPDEQDAGLITRQAHFDEICASAQRTTSSMAQDAHERLVAGTTTAEELLRVLPYGAIVEHRRRFSR from the coding sequence TTGGGCGAGATTCTTCTCGCCAACCAGGCGATCAACGAGCAGCAGCTCGAGGATGCCCTGGCCCAACAGGGGAGCCTGAACCTTCCCCTCGGCGCGGTACTGGTCAAGCTCAACTACGTCACGGACGACACCATGCGGCAGGCGCTGAGCAAGCAGCTCAACGTGCCCTTTATCGACCTCGAGAACGTGACGATCGATCGCCGGCTTGCCCGCGTGATCAACCGGAGCTACGCGCGGCGCCATTCGGTGCTGCCGATCGCCCAAGTCGGCCGGACGCTGACCGTCGCCATGGACGATCCGACGGACGGAGCCGTGATCGATGAGCTGATGCGGCTCACGAGCTTCGGCATCACCGTCGTCACATCCTCGAGCCGGGCGATCCAGCGGGCGTTCCGTCGCCTCTATGAAGAGGCGCCGGAAGCGCCCGGGACACTTGACGCCCAGCTGATTACGCCGATGGACCCTCCTTCCGACGTGGGCCAGGGTTCGTCGGCCATCGGCGACGAGCAGGCGGCCCGGCGCGCGGATGAGCTCTTTCGGCAGATCCTCTTTCGCGCGCTCGAAAGCCGCTGCAGTGACATCCATCTGGAGACGTTGCCGTTGGGGCTGCACGTGCGTTACCGGGTCGACGGTGTCCTGCGTAAGGCGCACTTTGGGACGCTGCAGGACAATCTCGATCAGAACATGCGCGAGATCACGTCGCGAATCAGGATTCTCTCCAAGCTCGACATCACCGAGCGGCGTCGCCCGCAAGACGGCAGCTTCCGGGTGTCGGTCATCCGCGGCGCGAGCAAGGTCACGATCGACCTGCGCGTCTCGGTCATCCCGAGCTACTCGGGCGAGAGCGTCGTCATCCGGATTCTGGATCGAGCGCAGGCGCCGCGCTCCATTGCCGCGCTCGATCTGTCGCCCGTCGTCTTATCCCGTCTCGAAGGGCTGCTCCAGCGCACCACCGGCATCTTCCTGGTCACCGGGCCCACCGGGTCCGGCAAATCGACGACACTCTACGCCTGTTTGATGACGCTTCACCGCCCGGAGATCCGCATCCTCACCGCGGAGGACCCGGTGGAGTACGTCTACGACGAACTGAGCCAATCGCAAGTCAACGACGAGATCGGCAACACGTTCGCTGGGTATCTCCGGGCGTTTCTCCGGCATGACCCGGAAATCATCATGGTTGGCGAGATTCGCGACCAGGAAACCGCGGAGATGGCCTTCCGCGCCGCCCAGACCGGGCACCTCCTCCTCAGCACGCTGCACACCAACAGCGCGATTGCCGCGCTCCCGCGTCTGCTCGATCTCAAGATCGAGTCTTCGCTCATCGGCTCGTCGCTCATCGGAGTCATGTCGCAGCGACTCGTTCGCCGGATCTGCCCATCCTGCCGGCAAGAATACGTGCCATCGCCTGAAGTGCTCAACGTGTTCTTCGAGACCGTGTCGGCCCACGTGAAGCTCTTCCGAGGGGTGGGGTGCGCCGACTGCGGCTTCAGCGGCTACAAAGGCCGGATGATGGTCGCCGATCTCTGGATGCCCGACGAGCAAGACGCGGGGCTCATCACCAGGCAGGCACACTTCGACGAAATATGTGCGAGCGCACAGCGCACTACGTCCAGCATGGCTCAGGATGCCCACGAGCGGCTGGTGGCGGGCACCACGACCGCCGAGGAACTGCTACGCGTGCTGCCGTACGGCGCCATCGTCGAGCATCGCCGACGAT